The proteins below come from a single Cylindrospermopsis raciborskii Cr2010 genomic window:
- the gcvT gene encoding glycine cleavage system aminomethyltransferase GcvT, whose protein sequence is MKARFTNFGGWEMPLQYTSIIEEHQAVRNGAGMFDISHMGKFNLQGKNLMVQLEKLVPSDLSRLQPGQSQYTVLLNPQGGIIDDIIIYRQSGKNTDNEKVVIIVNASTTDKDRNWLSQNLDLNQIQFEDLSRDKILIALQGPKATAILQSFVADDLTPIKAFGHLETEILGGGAFLARTGYTGEDGFEIMVDSQTGLEFWQRLHGAGVTPCGLGCRDTLRLEAAMSLYGQDIDDNTTPLEAGLAWLVHLDRKGDFIGRDILERQKIQGVERKLVGLQTQGRNIPRHGYSLLSSGKIIGQVTSGTLSPTLNYPIALAYVTAELANIKQQIEVDIRGKTYPAQVVKRPFYKSQNRAHK, encoded by the coding sequence ATGAAAGCCAGATTTACCAACTTTGGCGGTTGGGAAATGCCTTTACAATACACCAGTATTATTGAGGAACACCAAGCTGTGAGAAATGGTGCGGGAATGTTTGATATTTCCCACATGGGTAAGTTTAACCTCCAGGGTAAAAACCTCATGGTCCAACTGGAAAAACTAGTCCCTTCTGATTTAAGTAGGTTGCAACCTGGTCAGTCTCAATACACTGTACTGTTAAATCCTCAAGGTGGGATTATTGACGATATCATTATTTACCGTCAAAGTGGAAAAAATACAGATAATGAAAAAGTTGTCATTATTGTTAACGCCTCTACTACAGATAAAGACAGGAATTGGTTGTCGCAAAATCTGGACTTGAATCAAATTCAATTTGAAGACCTGTCTAGGGATAAGATATTAATTGCCCTCCAGGGTCCAAAAGCTACTGCTATATTACAGTCTTTTGTAGCTGATGATTTGACACCTATCAAAGCTTTTGGCCATTTAGAAACCGAAATTTTGGGTGGTGGGGCCTTTTTAGCTCGTACTGGTTACACAGGGGAAGATGGCTTTGAGATCATGGTAGATTCGCAAACGGGACTGGAATTTTGGCAACGTCTCCATGGTGCAGGTGTCACCCCTTGCGGATTAGGTTGTAGGGACACATTGCGGTTAGAAGCAGCTATGTCACTTTATGGTCAAGATATTGATGATAATACTACACCTTTAGAAGCTGGTTTGGCATGGTTAGTCCATTTAGATAGAAAAGGTGATTTTATTGGTCGAGACATTTTAGAAAGGCAAAAAATCCAGGGTGTGGAGCGTAAATTGGTGGGTTTACAAACTCAGGGAAGAAATATTCCCCGTCATGGCTACTCCCTTCTATCATCTGGAAAAATCATTGGACAGGTGACCAGTGGTACTCTGTCTCCCACCTTAAACTATCCTATTGCTCTAGCTTATGTAACTGCTGAGTTAGCAAATATTAAACAGCAAATAGAAGTGGATATACGTGGTAAAACCTATCCAGCCCAAGTAGTAAAACGCCCTTTTTATAAATCCCAAAATCGTGCCCACAAATAA
- a CDS encoding ABC transporter permease — MNWWQRLKNNNLARFGAIILLVFYIGVIGADFIAPYNPYDSQPHGSLLPPTKIYWKTPDGKFIGPHIYPTTQGDTNLETGERKLIVDFQKPSSLGLFVVGSEYTLFEVKLPLPPAWEEVKIIPGITLNLHLFGAKDPAKFNLLGTDEQGRDQFSRLLHGGRISLFIGIFGIIITYPLGLIIGGISGYFGGWIDIIIMRLAEVLMTFPSIYLLAALSGILSPQLTSTQRFLLIVLITSVISWAGLARVIRGQVLSIKEQEFVQASLAIGGKPFYIILRHILPQTASYVIISATLAIPSFIGAEAVLSLIGLGIQQPDPSWGNMLSLASNASILVLQPWLVLAPAMLIILTVLAFNLLGDGLRDALDPRSIR; from the coding sequence ATGAACTGGTGGCAAAGACTAAAGAATAACAACTTAGCGCGATTTGGTGCAATAATACTGTTAGTATTTTACATAGGAGTAATTGGTGCCGATTTTATAGCGCCCTATAATCCCTATGATTCTCAACCTCATGGTTCTCTATTACCACCAACCAAAATTTATTGGAAAACGCCAGATGGTAAATTTATTGGACCACATATTTATCCCACAACTCAGGGGGATACAAATTTAGAAACCGGAGAAAGAAAACTAATTGTTGATTTTCAAAAACCATCATCTCTGGGTTTATTTGTAGTTGGTTCTGAATATACATTATTCGAGGTAAAATTACCCTTACCTCCCGCATGGGAAGAAGTAAAGATTATTCCTGGTATCACCCTAAATTTACATTTGTTTGGTGCTAAAGATCCAGCCAAATTTAACCTATTGGGAACAGATGAACAGGGTAGAGACCAATTTAGTCGATTGCTACATGGAGGAAGGATTAGTCTATTTATTGGGATTTTTGGGATTATTATTACCTACCCATTAGGTTTAATCATTGGTGGTATTTCTGGCTATTTTGGTGGTTGGATTGATATTATTATTATGCGGTTGGCAGAAGTTTTGATGACCTTTCCTAGTATTTACTTATTAGCAGCACTGTCAGGAATTTTAAGTCCTCAATTGACCAGCACACAAAGATTTCTGCTAATAGTCTTAATTACTTCAGTGATTAGTTGGGCTGGTTTGGCCCGAGTAATTCGTGGTCAAGTCTTGTCTATTAAAGAACAGGAATTTGTTCAAGCGTCACTAGCTATAGGAGGCAAACCTTTTTATATCATCTTGCGTCATATATTACCTCAAACTGCCAGTTATGTAATTATTTCAGCTACTTTAGCTATTCCTAGTTTTATAGGAGCAGAAGCGGTATTAAGTTTAATTGGTTTAGGTATTCAACAACCTGATCCTTCTTGGGGAAACATGCTTTCTTTAGCCAGTAATGCTTCTATTTTAGTTTTACAACCGTGGTTAGTTCTAGCTCCAGCTATGCTGATAATATTGACGGTTTTAGCATTTAATTTGCTTGGTGATGGATTGAGAGATGCTCTTGACCCCCGGAGTATTCGTTAA
- a CDS encoding pentapeptide repeat-containing protein, translating to MKYWQIFVGLVLTAVFFVSNLSAQAASSSSITRSAGSKIEIQDYSGKSLVGKEFTNIKLENANFSNADLRGVVFNGTLLIDTNLHGVNFSDGISYLSNFKNSNLSDAIFTNAMMLRSTFNNVDITGADFTNAILDGVEVKKLCADASGVNSQTGVDTRESLGCR from the coding sequence ATGAAGTATTGGCAAATATTTGTCGGTTTAGTTTTAACCGCAGTGTTCTTTGTATCTAACTTATCCGCACAAGCAGCCAGTTCTTCTAGTATTACCCGGTCTGCAGGGAGTAAGATAGAAATTCAAGATTATTCGGGAAAAAGTTTAGTAGGTAAGGAGTTCACCAACATTAAATTGGAAAATGCTAACTTTAGCAATGCTGATTTGCGAGGTGTAGTATTTAATGGCACACTGTTGATTGATACAAATTTACATGGAGTCAACTTTAGTGACGGAATCTCTTACTTGTCTAATTTTAAGAATTCTAATTTAAGCGATGCCATTTTTACTAATGCCATGATGTTACGCTCGACATTTAACAATGTGGATATTACCGGTGCTGACTTTACCAATGCCATTTTAGATGGAGTGGAGGTGAAAAAATTGTGTGCTGATGCTAGTGGAGTTAACTCTCAAACGGGAGTTGACACTCGTGAATCCCTAGGTTGTAGATAG
- the petC gene encoding cytochrome b6-f complex iron-sulfur subunit, whose product MAQFSESMDVPDMGRRQFMNLLTFGTVTGVAAGVLYPVVNYFIPPASGGAGGGSVAKDELGNDVSLSKFLSSHNVGDRTLVQGLKGDPTYIVVETKEAIADYGINAICTHLGCVVPWNVAENKFKCPCHGSQYDATGKVVRGPAPKSLALAHANVNDDTIVLTPWTETDFRTNENPWWA is encoded by the coding sequence ATGGCTCAATTTTCTGAATCAATGGACGTACCTGATATGGGTCGTCGCCAGTTTATGAACTTACTTACCTTTGGGACTGTAACCGGGGTAGCTGCTGGAGTTCTTTATCCCGTTGTGAACTACTTCATCCCGCCTGCCAGCGGTGGTGCTGGTGGCGGTTCAGTCGCAAAGGATGAACTGGGCAATGATGTTAGTCTCAGCAAGTTCCTTTCTAGTCACAATGTGGGAGATCGGACTTTAGTTCAAGGATTAAAGGGAGACCCTACCTACATCGTGGTGGAAACTAAAGAAGCAATTGCTGATTATGGCATTAATGCTATCTGTACCCACCTGGGTTGTGTTGTTCCCTGGAACGTAGCAGAGAATAAGTTTAAATGTCCTTGCCATGGTTCTCAATACGATGCGACTGGTAAAGTTGTACGCGGACCTGCACCTAAATCTCTAGCTTTAGCTCATGCTAATGTCAACGATGACACTATCGTTTTGACCCCCTGGACGGAAACCGACTTCCGCACTAATGAAAACCCATGGTGGGCTTAA
- the gcvH gene encoding glycine cleavage system protein GcvH encodes MMELKYPEDLLYLDTHEYVRLDSEIATVGITNFAIDQLGDIVFLELTEVGNDLSQGESFGTIESVKAVEELKSPVTGVVIERNESLIESPESIGKDPYGDGWFIKVHISNAQEVVQGMSAEKYAALVEGA; translated from the coding sequence ATTATGGAGCTGAAATATCCCGAAGATTTACTGTATCTCGATACTCATGAATATGTACGACTAGATAGTGAAATTGCTACTGTGGGCATTACTAATTTTGCCATAGACCAATTGGGAGATATAGTATTTTTAGAACTGACAGAGGTTGGAAATGACCTTTCCCAAGGAGAATCATTTGGCACAATCGAATCAGTTAAAGCAGTGGAAGAATTAAAATCCCCAGTCACAGGAGTAGTTATAGAAAGAAATGAGTCCTTGATTGAGTCTCCAGAATCCATAGGAAAGGACCCCTATGGGGATGGCTGGTTTATTAAAGTGCATATAAGTAATGCCCAAGAAGTGGTGCAGGGAATGTCTGCTGAAAAATATGCTGCTTTGGTGGAGGGAGCATAA